One segment of Eretmochelys imbricata isolate rEreImb1 chromosome 5, rEreImb1.hap1, whole genome shotgun sequence DNA contains the following:
- the ANKRD34B gene encoding ankyrin repeat domain-containing protein 34B: MMDESVEVSIDGNSLIKAVYQSRLRLTRLLLEGGAYVNESNDRGETPLMVACKTQHVDQQSVSKAKMVKYLLENKADPNIQDKSGKTALMHACLEKAGHEVVSLLLKNGADLSLQDHSGYSALVYAVNSEDRETLKVLLNACKARGKEVIIITTDKSPSGRQTTKQYLNVPPTDIEECQSPTACTSPSEIELKTSPLSNSCETEKTLFSFKEPDQPGSMKNISEPVSPTRKPNLTHVGPKLAQVQRLHSESWIKSSLFHQNKISSLQEELQDITPEEELSLKVNGLALSKRYITRHQSIDVKDPAHLLKIFDETGSKRLSYEEINSQSPYPERNHSQSEIPVDQDSDSVQMRFVSTLRSIVQKRSLGANHYSSDSQLTTSLSPATTEDSKSLLGKKKILSPSPSLLSSSRELLENMPPGPLNRRNHAVLERRGSGALSLDHIAQTRPGFLPPLNVNPHPPIPDISFSNKISGIVSLGQKTLIPTAPAFPKEFKSNKMLVRRQSLQTEQIKQLVNF, from the coding sequence ATGATGGATGAATCAGTAGAGGTATCAATTGATGGGAACTCCCTTATAAAAGCTGTCTATCAAAGCAGACTTCGCCTCACAAGACTGCTGTTAGAAGGTGGAGCATACGTTAATGAGAGTAACGACCGAGGTGAAACACCTTTAATGGTTGCTTGTAAGACACAGCATGTGGACCAGCAGAGTGTTAGCAAAGCAAAAATGGTTAAATATTTGCTGGAAAATAAGGCAGATCCAAATATACAGGACAAATCTGGAAAGACAGCCTTGATGCATGCATGCTTGGAAAAGGCTGGCCATGAAGTGGTTTCTTTGTTGCTGAAAAATGGAGCTGACCTAAGTCTGCAAGACCATTCTGGTTACTCTGCACTTGTTTATGCAGTAAACTCTGAAGACCGAGAGACCCTGAAAGTTCTCCTAAATGCTTGTAAAGCAAGAGGAAAAGAAGTAATCATCATTACAACAGACAAGTCTCCATCtggaaggcagacaactaaacaGTATTTAAATGTGCCTCCTACTGACATTGAGGAATGCCAGTCTCCAACTGCCTGCACTTCCCCATCAGAAATAGAACTTAAAACATCTCCACTTTCAAATTCATGTGAAACAGAAAAAACTCTTTTTAGCTTTAAAGAACCAGATCAGCCTGGAAGCATGAAAAATATATCTGAGCCAGTCTCTCCTACTAGAAAACCAAATTTAACACATGTAGGACCCAAGCTGGCACAAGTGCAGCGTCTGCATTCTGAGTCTTGGATAAAAAGCTCTCTGTTCCATCAGAATAAAATTTCCTCTTTACAAGAAGAACTTCAGGATATAACTCCAGAGGAAGAACTGTCTCTGAAAGTCAATGGACTAGCCTTATCTAAGAGATATATTACTAGACACCAAAGCATTGATGTAAAAGACCCTGCTCATTTGTTGAAAATCTTTGATGAAACTGGCTCAAAACGGTTGTCATATGAGGAGATAAATTCTCAGTCACCTTATCCTGAGAGAAACCATAGCCAGAGTGAAATTCCTGTAGATCAGGATTCAGATTCAGTCCAAATGAGATTTGTTTCAACCCTGAGAAGTATTGTTCAAAAAAGAAGTTTAGGGGCAAATCACTACAGCTCTGATTCTCAACTAACTACTAGCCTGAGTCCTGCTACCACAGAAGATAGCAAATCACTTCTAGGGAAGAAAAagattctctctccttctccctccttgTTATCAAGTTCCAGAGAATTGCTAGAGAACATGCCTCCTGGTCCACTGAACAGGAGAAACCATGCTGTTTTAGAGAGACGAGGGTCAGGAGCCCTCTCTTTAGATCATATTGCCCAAACTAGGCCAGGTTTCCTTCCACCTTTAAATGTGAATCCTCATCCTCCAATTCCAGATATTAGTTTTAGCAACAAGATTTCTGGAATTGTTTCTTTGGGACAAAAAACCCTAATTCCAACAGCACCTGCATTTCCCAAAGAGTTCAAAAGTAACAAAATGTTGGTAAGGAGGCAGTCATTACAAACTGAACAGATTAAGCAACTCGTGAATTTTTAA